GATTCGTGTGCGTGTGTTTTCACGGACGATGATTCTATCAACGATGATGAAAAATTCTTTGGGCGTCAAAACCTTTTCGCCAGGGAGCAAGTCTGCAAGCGAATACATAGTGCCATCGGCAATCGCGCGTGTAAAACCTTGCGCTAAAAACACCGCAGAAAGCTTATCCAACGTCGTGCGACTCTTGCCCTGCGCTTTCTTTTTGTCATTCCCGGCTTGACTGGGACTGCCATCAAGGTGAGTGTCGCAACAGTCTGCTTGCAGACTGTTATGACCGAACCGCTGGGGTTGGGGCTTTGGCCCCATCTCCTTCTCCGTTTCAATCTTCGCCAAGAACTGTAGCTTTGTCCCTATTGGCATTCCCGCAATTTCTCGGATAATCTCTTCGCGGCTCTGGCTCACCATCGGAGCTCCGCAAATGGGGCAGGCGGGCTTTGCAAATGCAGCGAACAATGTACGCAATGCGTTGTCGCATTCGGCGATTGAAAGTGCTGATGCTTTCGCGGGAGCCTCTCCGCGCGTGGCGGCAATCGCCAAGCTCGCCGGGAGTCCTTCGGCGCTGTCGAGCGGAATAGTTCGCTTGCCTCCGAGCAAATCTGCCGCAAAAGGTGAGAGCGTTTCAAGGTAACGTCGCTTGCTTTCGCCGTGGAGCGTGTCCATCACGAGCGTTGATTTCCCGCACCCCGACGGTCCGCACACAACTGTGATTTTCCCCAGCGGAAACTGGGCGTTGACATTTTTTAAATTATGGAGTCTGCAACCGCGAAGAGAAATAAAATCAAGCATCGTTTAAAAGATAATTATTAAGTGTGGAGGTCCTTTTATCAATGATTGCTAATATCGCCGAAGTTTGCTTCTTGAATTCCATGGAGGCTCGCTATGTGTCATTTCCACTAATTTTACGCTCCTTGATATTTTACTGTTCGAGGTAAAATCTACGATTATGAAATTTCTTAGTGGTTCTAGACATAAAATTGCCTGTTTACAGTCTAAAAACAATGATTTTGTCTCTTTGGGAAAAACGTGGTGGCTGTTAACGGGCGAACGGAATATCAAATAATGATTATTTTTTTTGCCCTATTCTGTTACGTTTCGTAAAATTAAATTATAGATTTCTTACAAAAAGCTTATTATGGAGGTCCTATGAAATACCTGAAACATTTGCGACTTTGGAGCCGCGTAGTGGCTGTAGGATCCCTGGCACTCCTTGCTGCTTGCGGTGGCGTCAGCGATTCTAGTAAGGTCACTGAACCTGCCGATGTGACTAACGGAAATCTTACCGACAGCCGCGATGGTAAAACGTACAAGACCGTGACAATCGGTTCCCAGACCTGGATGGCCGAAAACCTTAACTACGCCGACAGTGCCAATACCCCGAGCCTCAAGGGGAAGAGCTGGTGCTACAATGATTCGGTCGCAAATTGCGAAGCGGCAGGTCGCCTTTACACCTGGGCGGCAGCCATCGACTCGGTGAAACTTGCAAACGATGCCTCGAATTCGTTGGACTGCGGTTTTGGCAAAACCTGCGGTCTTTCTGGCAAGGTGCAGGGGATTTGTCCTAGCGGTTGGCACCTGCCTAGTCCGGCAGAATGGAAAACGTTGTTCGCGGCAGTGGGTGGCCAGGACAATGCGGGCAAGGTTCTTAAGTCCCAGAGTGGTTGGGACGAAAATGGAAACGGTACGGATGCTTACGGCTTTTCTGCACGGCCCGTTGGCTACAGGGAAGGGGATGGCTATTTCTACGATGGTGGCAAATACGCGTACTTTTGGTGTGCTACGGAGTTCACTAGCGGCTATGCCAACAACATGTACCTGCGCTACTACTATGGAGACGGGTATCTGTACGACTTCAGCAAGAACAATGCCTTCCCGGTTCGTTGCCTAAAGGACTAACAACAAGGGACTCTGCAGAAGTTCCGTAGAAAATGGACAGCTTTGGGCTGTCCGAAATTTGCAAAAAAAAAGCCCGCGCAGTTCACATACTGCCGGGCTTTTCTAATGGCTATTGAAGGAATTAAGCCTATTCCTTAAACGTGAATCTCAGTTCGCCAAACGGGCTGCGGAAATCTTTGTTCTTCAGGTTGTTTTCTTCGATGCCAGCAAAGAGCCTGTAACCGCCACCGATAGAAATTTCAAAGAGCTTTGTCATGCGGAAGTTGAACTGGGCCGAAAAGTCTGCGGTAAAGAATCCGTCTTCGGCCTTGAAACCGTCTTCGTCACCCTTGTCCATGAAGTCTACTTCGCCACCGCCGATGCTCACCGGGAGCGAAATCGAGAAGAATCCGTTGCGGTAAACGGTCGGTTCAGCAAAAACGCCGAAAGCATGGTAGTCAATCATCTGGGAATGGCGAACCTTCGGGTTCTTCACGTTGCTCATGATGGAAGAATGGTATGCACCAAAGCTGATGTAGGGGTTCAGTGCGATACCGATGCGGATGTTCATGAAAATCGTCCCGTCGCGGGCAATCAGCGAATTACCGCCGCTAACGCCAAAAAGGGCGCTCCATTCGGATTTTTCTGCCTGGCCCGGTTCGTAATCTTGGGAACCCTGGAGTTCGGCGTGGGAACTTACGGCGAGCGTGAGCGCCATGAGGATAGATGTCAAAAGTTTAGTTTTCATAGTCCGTCCGTGTTTCCTTCCCATCTCCAGTTCTTTGTGCTGACTGCGGGCCAGTGGCAAATCGTCCACACGAGACTGTTGCCGCACAAAATGATGGACCAGACGCCAAAGAGCAAGAAGAGGAATAGTGGAATAAAAGCTAGCGATCCATAGAAAATGGACATACGCGTGACCATAGCGGTCTGGATGAGCATCAAAATCTTCACGTAGATGTTGATGGCAAGCCAAGAAAGCAAAGTCGAGAGCATCGACGCCAAGAACAGCTTACGGCGGGTGTAGGGCTTGTGGCCTGCCGGGCGAGCCGGGAGCGCGTAAAGCATGATGAAAATCACGAGAAGGGCCGCGATGTGGAAGGCCGAGTACCAGAATACGGTGATGAGCGCCTTGATGACTTCGGGCGAAAAGTGGAATCCGTCAACGATGATGACCTTGAGCACGTTCTGCACGTGGTTCACGAATCCTGCGAACATGCCGACCACGGCTGCTCCGATGAGGAGGAACGGCGTGTAAATCTTAATCTGGCGAATCAAAGTTCTGGAAGTCTTGTTTTCCCAGACGACGTTGAAGTTCGTTTCGAGGCTTCCGAACGCGAGGATAAATGTGACAAAAAGACCGCCTGCACCGATAAATCCGAGTTTTTTGATGGGAATGTGTTCGGCGTTTTCGACAATGTCCATGATTTGCTCGGTCGGCCAGTCCAAATTGAGCATGTCAATCACGATGGGGAGGTAGTCCGAAATGAAGTTACCGAACCCGACGGCGAGCGTGATGGAAGTGAGCATGATGAGGAGTGGAACGACTGCCACGAGCGTCGTGTAGGTCAAAGATGCGGCACGGGTCATTCCGTGATAGTACAGGAACGACTTTCCGGTGACAACCATAATTTTGACGAACGTCGGAGAACGGGCTGCGATATGATCGAACAACCACTCCCACGAAAAATTTTTCCACCAATGCGGCATACTCGTGTTAAATATAGTTAAAGGAACGACTTACGAGAACTTTTGGCGCGTTTCGTTTCGTTTTTTTACGAAAAACTGTACTTTTTGTGGTCGAAATTTCCTAAAAACAGGTTTACTAATGTAGACAAATAATAAATTCCTTTTGTGGACTTTTTCTAGCAAATTATTGTTTGAAAGTTAAAAGTATAATAAAAAATGTGGACTTTTTATTGAAAAGAGATTATATTTGAAAGAAACAAGAGTTTGGTTTTACACCGTTAGGAGCGTTGTATATGGGATATAATCATAATTTCAAGGCTATTTTGGCAAGTTCGCTGTTGGCTGCGGGCTTGGCTGTTCCATCTTTTGCTGCGCCTCGTCAAATGGAAAACTTGACACGCGGTCTTGTGGCGTCCAATGTGGGCAAGGGTATGCTTGTCAGTTGGCGCTTGTTGGGTACAGATGACCCGACGACGGAATTTGTTCTCTATCGTGATGGAAAGAAGATTGCCTCGATTGGCAAGTCTGCCGGCACGAGCTACCTTGATGCTGCTGGCACCGCTACCTCCAAGTACACGGTGGCTGCCGTTGTCGATGGCAAGGAGCAATCTCAGGTTGGTTTGTCGCTCGTTTTGGATAAAACGGTCTCCAATAGCGGAAAATCCTTCCCATATAAGACTTTTAAAGTGGAGCCGCCTGCAGCACAGACTATGCCGAATGGTGAAACGTGCACTTACGTTCCGAACGATATGAGCACGGCTGACCTCGATGGTGACGGCGAATATGAATTGGTTCTCAAATGGGATCCGTCTAACGCTCACGATAACTCGCAAACGGGTTATACGGGTACGGTGTTTATCGATGCCTACAAGCTCGACGGCAAGCGCCTTTGGCGCATTGACCTCGGCAAGAATATCCGCGCAGGTGCTCATTACACGCAATTCCAGGTCTTTGACTACGACGGCGATGGCAAAGCCGAAATGATTGTGAAGACTGCCGACGGAACGATTGATGGTACGGGCAAGGCTGTGGGCGACAAGTCCAAGGATTATCGTGACGGTAACGGCCTTGTGCTTAAGGGGCCGGAATACTTGACTGTTTTCCGCGGTGCTGATGGCGCTGCGGTTTCGACGGTTGATTTTGTGCCGAGTCGAGACATCAACCAGCATGTGAAGGGCAAGGATGGCAAGGGCTACTGGGGCGACAACTACGGTAACCGTTGCGAACGCTACCTGGCTGCGACTGGCTACTTGGATGGCGTCCATCCGAGTGCAATTTTTGCACGTGGTTATTACACGTCTGCTTATGTGGTTGCGTATGATTTTGATGGCAAAACATTGAAGCAACGCTGGTACCACAAGTCTGAAGACCCGGGCAAGGGTCTCTATGGCGAAGGAAACCACAGCCTCCAGGCGGCTGACCTCGATGGCGATGGTTATGATGAAGTGTTTTTCGGTGCTGCAGCCTTGAATCACGATGGCACCCTGCGTTACCGCACTGGTCTT
The DNA window shown above is from Fibrobacter sp. UWB2 and carries:
- a CDS encoding fibrobacter succinogenes major paralogous domain-containing protein — its product is MKYLKHLRLWSRVVAVGSLALLAACGGVSDSSKVTEPADVTNGNLTDSRDGKTYKTVTIGSQTWMAENLNYADSANTPSLKGKSWCYNDSVANCEAAGRLYTWAAAIDSVKLANDASNSLDCGFGKTCGLSGKVQGICPSGWHLPSPAEWKTLFAAVGGQDNAGKVLKSQSGWDENGNGTDAYGFSARPVGYREGDGYFYDGGKYAYFWCATEFTSGYANNMYLRYYYGDGYLYDFSKNNAFPVRCLKD
- a CDS encoding YihY/virulence factor BrkB family protein, which encodes MFDHIAARSPTFVKIMVVTGKSFLYYHGMTRAASLTYTTLVAVVPLLIMLTSITLAVGFGNFISDYLPIVIDMLNLDWPTEQIMDIVENAEHIPIKKLGFIGAGGLFVTFILAFGSLETNFNVVWENKTSRTLIRQIKIYTPFLLIGAAVVGMFAGFVNHVQNVLKVIIVDGFHFSPEVIKALITVFWYSAFHIAALLVIFIMLYALPARPAGHKPYTRRKLFLASMLSTLLSWLAINIYVKILMLIQTAMVTRMSIFYGSLAFIPLFLFLLFGVWSIILCGNSLVWTICHWPAVSTKNWRWEGNTDGL